Below is a genomic region from Candidatus Methylomirabilota bacterium.
GGCCGAGGCTTCGACGGTCCTCCACCATCATCTGGAAGCCCCCGGTCTGGCCGAGGCCGCGGATGGGCGGCGGGATCACCACGAAGGCCAGGGCCTCCTGGATCCCGGCCAGCTCGCGATTGAGACCGGAGACGATCCGGTCCTGCGTGAGCCCCGCGCCGCGCTCATTCCAGCTCTTGTACACGATGAAGGTCGTGGATACGTTCGGGACGTTGGCGAAGTCGAGGACCGAGAATCCTCCGATGGTCACCCAGCCCGCGAGCCCGTCGGTCTTCTCCAGCAGGGCCGCGATCTTCTCGGCCACGCTCCGCGATCGGGGCTGCGAGGCGCCTTCGGGCAGGATGGAGACCAGGACCGCGTAGCCCTGATCCTCGGTGGGGAGGAACCCGGTCGGCTGGCGGACGAACCCCCACGCGGTCGCCCCGACGATGACCGCGAAGAGCACGACCATCAGTCCCGGGTGCTTCACCATCCGTCCGACGATCCCGATGTAGACGTCGGTCACCGCTCCGAAGGCCCGGTTGAAGCCGCGGTAGAACCAGTTGGGACGCTTGCTCCCGCGCGGCTTCAACCAGAGCGCGCACTGGACCGGCTTCAGGGTCAAGGCGTTGAGCGCGCTGATGACCGCGGTGGCGGCGATGACGAGCGCGAACTGCCGGAAGATCTGCCCGGTGATCCCGGGCAGGAAGGCGGCCGGAAGGAAGACCGCCACCAGGGCCAGGGTGATGCCCATCACCGGCCCGGTGAGCTCGTCCATGGCCCGGATGGTGGCGTCCTTGGGGGACATCCCCTGCTCGATGTAGTACGAGCTGTTCTCCACGATGATGATGGCGTCGTCCACCACGATGCCGATGGCCAGGATCAGGGCGAACAGCGTCATCAGGTTCACGGTGAAGCCCAGCGCGGCCATGGCGATGAAGGCGCCGACGATGGTGACCGGAACCGTGGTGGCCGGCACCAGCATGCCCCGGAAGTTCTGCAGGAAGACGAGAATGACGATCAGCACCAGCACCGCGGCGATGAACAGGGTGTGGTAGACGGCGGAGATGGCCTCCCGGACGAACAGGGTGGTGTCGTAGCGGATCGCGTACTTCATGCCGTCGGGAAACTGCTGGCTCATCTCGGCCATGGCCGCGTACACGCGGTTGGCGACCTGGATGGCGTTGGCCCCCGGCAGCGCGAACACCACGATCTGGGCCGACTTGTGGCCGGTGAACCGCGAATAGTTGCTGAAGCTCTGCTGGCTC
It encodes:
- a CDS encoding efflux RND transporter permease subunit — protein: MISRFFIERPIFANVIALVTVLIGAVFIYGLPIAQYPEIVPPTIQVSTRYPGASAEVVAATIGVPLEQAINGVENSIYMSSTSASDGSYQLTITFDVGTDLDTSLALVQNLANSALAQLPGGVTVQGVNVRKVSPNILLVASLYAEDERFDEIFYSNYALINLQNPLARIPGVGQVRIFGAGPYSMRVWLDPKRLQTFGLTTADVLAAIRGQNIEVVAGQLGAPPVPEDQPFQFTINALGRLSDAGQFEAITIKSVGGTAPQLVRLRDVARVDLSQQSFSNYSRFTGHKSAQIVVFALPGANAIQVANRVYAAMAEMSQQFPDGMKYAIRYDTTLFVREAISAVYHTLFIAAVLVLIVILVFLQNFRGMLVPATTVPVTIVGAFIAMAALGFTVNLMTLFALILAIGIVVDDAIIIVENSSYYIEQGMSPKDATIRAMDELTGPVMGITLALVAVFLPAAFLPGITGQIFRQFALVIAATAVISALNALTLKPVQCALWLKPRGSKRPNWFYRGFNRAFGAVTDVYIGIVGRMVKHPGLMVVLFAVIVGATAWGFVRQPTGFLPTEDQGYAVLVSILPEGASQPRSRSVAEKIAALLEKTDGLAGWVTIGGFSVLDFANVPNVSTTFIVYKSWNERGAGLTQDRIVSGLNRELAGIQEALAFVVIPPPIRGLGQTGGFQMMVEDRRSLGLAELQRNTAELVQKGNANPSLRGLASTFSARSPQVYLNIDRTKAESMQVLPSSIFETLQA